TATTCGGGGGGAATGTTAAGGGGTTGAAGTTATTCACAATTTGGGTTAGGCGAGAAGCAAGGCCTAgcaaagaaaatgtcaaatctaaTTTGATAGAGGTTAACGTGTAGGATTAAGAATTTAAACATGGCTAggttgaatattaaatttacacgtGTAAAGTTTGTAGCCACCTATTTTTATCctacatatatatcttttttaaatattaatattagtaataattgctaaattatttatttatttactttaaaaaaaaaagtaaaaaaattaatgataacaTAATATcgtataatattacatttttatcattttaggaaacaaaaataaatcaatttgttttttaaaaatcttttaatattatatttgtactattttggaaaaagagaattgaatttgttataaatataatcttctaatatcaattttgacttacttaaatcattttttgcaaaaagaaaatcaattttaaataaaagtattttaatattcatttgatgtattaatttatttttcacaaaatctcaaaatatctcatttaatttattttaggaaaatgaaaatttgttttattaatataatatcaaattttgattctattcttattattttttcctaatttgtgGTACACTCGAGGTCTATAAATAGGGTCCATTGTCATTTGAAAAAGAGGGGGAGGAGAGGAGTTTCTTAAACAAAGAATTCTTTGGAGGAGaatttcttacaaaaattCTTTGAAGAAAGTTTCTTAGagaaatctttttaaaaagagtgcTTAGAGAAAGTTTTTAGAGGGAATCTCTGCAAAAAAAACTCTGCAAAAGATGCGtttctattattcttttcattaccctattttctctatatttttttaaattttatcttaaacAAATTACACCTCATTGTTAACTAAACTTAGTCAGAGGTTGCATTTGGTACAGATTTAATCCCAATGATCCGCACCTCATACAACAAGTAATTTCTTTGAGATTcgaattcttatttttcttttcttctcttgttaaaagataaaaagaaagaaaagaaagtgcaggaaaattttagtatttttgtactatttttttttcttttatcatcatttaaaaaaaaatctttagtctttttcttctctctaaaaaaatagggagagagaaaatgacataaaacaaatgtgctctttttatttatctgtattttattaccctttttaatcTCAACTCTTAATCTTTAttctttctctaaaatatagagataaagaacatatagaaaattttatcattattattattatcatcaccatttattattatattatattactattaggttcttcttctttttacttgtttttcttcttctacttattcttattcttattatttctttctttgttcattcttttttttcgtttctttccttattttttttattgctattatgtttcctttcttttaccATTCACATTGctatatcataattattgttatattcacTTAAATGTAActctttgtatttaaatttttttatgttttgaaatccttccaatttaaaattctttatgttttaaataaaagactttttttaaaaaaaaaaatcatttagcaAATTTGTCTCTAATGCTATAAATAATGGAATATTATTACGTAGTCTTAATTAATGGAATATTATTacacttattttatgagatcattgcttcaaatatCGGAGTAATGAGGGGTGAAATAAGACAttggtttaaaaataaatttaaaatatatttccaattcaagatttgaattttggccACCGTTTATTTAAATGGGTGTCGTGGGGTGCTAATACCTTCCCCACACACAAATGACTTCAGGACTCAACTCAATTGTTtcgcagaccattttttttaaattgtttattttatttcagtgtccaatcacaccgtaaaaaagattggtggcgactcctattttattttaaaactagctCTTTTGAGGACGTCGGTCGCTCCGCGTCGTCTCGGGCACGTGGCGACAAAGTTTTAAGCAGGAGTTGACGAACTGAGAAGAGTTTATGCATGACTAAGTTAGTTTAAGGGCTCTATAAATAAGAGGATTTGGATAAATAAGAAGAGAATGATGGGAGTTTTCTGGAAATGTTGAAGTGTTGTTGGTTTAGTGTGAGACTCATTTCTAATTTAGGTAAGGAAGTAAAATTCAGCTAAGTATTAAAAAGTTGGAATTTGAATAAATCCGTGGAAAGGATTAAgcgataaaatcttttatggttaagtatacGTTTTTTGCGATTAAGTTGGTAGTTTGCAAAAAAAAGTTGTGcgataagaagagaaaaagtctTCGCAGAAGTTAAGAAGTGAAAGTTTTGAGTGTTAGAAGAGGAGTTTTGGGTGGTCTTCGCGAGAAGAAACAAGTGTTTCGCGGAGAAGAAGTATCCAAGGAAGCCTTGGAGTTTAAGTTCGCTGTACGAGTTCTATGAGAGTAAAAGTTAGTTCACGTGAAAGGTTtcttatagtaaaaatataaccacACGATAAGGTTATTCGCGAGAAATGTTAATTGGTTGAAGTTATTTGTGGTTTGGTTAGGCAGAAAGCAAGGTCTGGCGATGAAAATGCcaaatctgatttgacatGAGTTAACGtgtaagattaaggatttaaGCATGGCTAggttgaatattaaatttacacatGTGAAGTTTTAAGTAGAAGCTGACGAAATGAGAATAGTTTTGGTAtaactaagttagtttaaaggctctataaataaaagaatatggGTAACTAAGGAGAAGATGATGAGAGTTTTGTCGAAATGTTAAAGCACTGCTGGTTTAGCCTCACGAGAAGATGCgtgcaagaagaagaagaacttCTTTAGTAATGTTTGGTGAGtgtttttctctcaaatgaatttatgttaaaaaaaaatattttgatttctctttattgatttgaaagaagaattcaaatgaGAATGTTTCAAAgagatttctatgaaaagttatgttttcaagtattatttataatgttaaagcttgatttgatgactatgatttaaatactatatatttctttaagcTGATGTTAACTTTTATGTACACATAAAAAGTCAAGGCCACCATGGGGTGTACAGACTGCATGGTGATAAGAAGTTAGCTTATGCTTTAAAAGGAGCGTATAAAGCTTAGCGGCCTGAGCAACAAGGACGAATCTGTATGTTCTTGGATACTATTGATATAGAAGTCAAACACGAGGTAATGAAACCAAATGTAGAGAACGATTTGGGATCCttgacaaaatgaaataatttgttaagcataaagaaagatttatgcgaaatgaaatgatttgtcggtatgtttaaataatttgatattatttttgtgaaatgattatgaaaaggtattgtgaaagatattttcataaaacctccctaagtcttttagacttacgttttaaaaatctatcttCTAGGATCATGTGTTTAGGCCaaatagagaagaaggttgaaggatttgcAACGAGGTGATTCAAGACGTTTTAAAAATCGTTAAGTCTTGGTTATTTGGTCAAACTATTGTAATAATGTATGAAACGcctgttattaataaagtttacgttttgatttgtatttatttttcttggcATTAGATTGACTACCGTTACGTTTTGAGtgttaatagtttaaaatgagTTAAGAATAAGATTTTgcgataagaaaatttcaaggttGCAACAAAGTCGCATCATATTCTTACTACCTCGACGTTATCGTCACAATACGGTTTGTGGTGtgacatttattaaaattataataataacactttattaataacagtcagtggattatatttatagtttacgagttttaggacataaatcccaagaaactcccacttggactaaaactctAATCTCTAAGGGATGTACATAATAAATTAATCCTCAAACATTGGAAATGCTAAAATGTACaagtatattatataaaatgtatatatacaaatacaataaactaggaCATCCTCATACCCATTACACGTCTCCCACTTGCCCTAGATTACCTAATGTACATATCTCACAGATCTAGACTTTCTAGATgaccctcaaacactttagTCGTGAGAGTCTTTGTAAAAGAATCAACAATGTTGTGCTCCAAAGCGATCTTGGTGACGATCACATCACCTCGTTGCACAATCTCCCATATCAAATAATACTTCCACTCTATgtgtttttctcatttttcgcTGCGAGGTTCTTTAGAATTGGCTACTGTCCCACTGTTATCACAACATAAAGTGATGGACATGTTCATGTTTGGAACAACTTCTTAAGCCAAACTGTTTCTTTTGTTGCTTCACAAGAAACAACAACATACTCAACCTTCATAGTAGAGTTTGCAATGTATCCTTGCTTGGTGTTACGTCATGCCACAGCTCACCCATTTAGGGTGAACACTGATCCTGACGTGGATTTCCTAGAATCCTTATCAGTTTGGAAATCAGAGTCAATGTATCCTATAAGGATCAAATCCTTAGCTCCATACATAAGCATGCAGTCTCTCGTTTTCCTTAGATACttgagaataattttaatcGTCGTCCAATGATCTAACCTTGGATTTGACTGATATCTACTGACTATTCCCATTGCATAACAAATGTATGTCCTAGTGTAGAGCATAGCATACATTAACTTGTCCATAGCTGAGGCATAGAGAATACTTCTCATCTCCTtaacttcttgaggtgtcttaggacacTGTTCCTTAGACAAGTGGACCCCATGCCTAAAAGGTAATAACCCTTCTTAGAGCTCTGCATCGAATATCGAACCAACATTTTATCGACATAGGTTGTTTGAGATAATGTTATCGTTTTGTTCTTATGATCCCTCATGATTTGTATTCCAAGAAAATATTGTGCCTCTCTCAAATCTTTCATTTGGAATTAGGTTGCTAGCCAAGTTTTAAATTCAGTTAGGTATCCTACATCATTCCCAACGATAATGATATCATCTACATAAAGTACTAAGAAAGCTACTTTAcctttgttgattttcttataTACACAAGGTTTATCAACGTTTTAGTCAAAATCGTACGATTTGATCATCAAATCTAATGTTCCAAGATCTAGATGCTTGTTAGGCGAGGAAGGAAAAGAGGTTAGCATGTTCGTTTTTTGGTGGCAAGAGTTCAACAAAGCTATGTGTTGAGAGGTTAGCTAGGCGGCCAATGCTAGGCGATTAAGAGGTTAACTAGATGGCCAAGTGTAACACCACACAATAaggtaaattttaatttaattatcttggtTTTATTAATTAGCTTGGAATTAGTTGGGTGTTATATTTTGTGagaattatctttttttttttttgtgaaaattatggttaattaaatgtttattagaagaataattaattaattatattattggaaATTTTGGTGCTACGAACAATTTAATTCAAGTAACGAGGTttggtaatttattttagtaagaTTTAAGGATTTTAGCTAATTatgtatagatatatataattagttgGGTTATGgaagataaataattatattgtttgaaataatataattattaagttttgattttgggaaaataaaaagaatgatttGATGGAATAAAGTTATCGAGGGGAGAGAAGattttgtgttgtttgtttttaaaaggtaaaaaggaaaaggaaatatataataattataataataatataattattattatattaagcTTCTCCCGATCTCGTCTTTTGTCGCTCAAGTAACCCAATTGAGTTGATCTCTCTATTTGCGCTCGAGTCGAAGACACGTGCTCCATTGGACCCGAGACAATCTGTCCTTCGCCGAGCTACACGTGCGCAAAGTTCCTAGTTATTTGTGGTGAGTTTTTGTTGGGTTTGGTACGCccaaataaatattctttGGATCTTAAATGAATTTACAATTGGTATGagttgattatttttcttgaaggTTAgctaatttcttaatttgatGGTTGAAACTGTggaattttttcatttaaagttgttttggTTTCAACCTTAGCTTTGGGGTAAGTTTGGATACTTTAGTGAATAATTGGATGATTGATTGAcaacattattaatttaagtttgtttatgttttggatTGAAAATATTGTCTTAGCTAATCTCAAGATAAGAGATTCTACTATTAGACATTTATGTTGAAGAGATTGCATGTATGTTTTCCTTATTATGCACTAATCTAGTTAGGATGCATGATTAAGATATGATATTATACATGTTATAGGCTATGGTATTCtgttaattttatatgttagGATTGTACCCATATGGGTGTCCCTCAAACCAGTTTCTCTTAGGTATTCCTTCGAGATCACTAAAGACCAAATGTATTCCTTTGGGATCACTAGATAGCGTGCGTTTGTGAGAACAATAGTTATGGGGTACTTCATTACAAGACCCTAATGAGAAGTTAACAGACACCTAGCGGTACTAGTAGTTAGTTCCTTACGGagtatatgtttatactcactctttatatgtttaattttttaggcAAAGGTAGAGGTAGAGGAAAATTGACGAATGACAAGAAGTGATCGTGGTTCGCCATAAGGGAAAGTTTATGATTGCTTTtgcttttatgttttcaatattttgatttaccgtattttatttaaaattttagaactcCTGAATActcttataatatttttttaatattttaaataaagtatgaactaatattttattcattattttatctctacatattttatttataatttataaatgaatatttgaagtttttcctttaaaatttagtatcttcttttatttgaaataaaaaaaagtatttatttgtgttaGTAGTAATGACCTCAACTTAGTATAAAGAGTTGGGTTGTTAtagttggtatcagagcggaACCACTCCCAATAAGATGTGGTTTGGGGACAAACCAAGCAGAAGTTGGTGGGCATGTAACGTCCTGAATTTAGGAGGGGATGTGAATGAACCAATTTCACATCTGAATGAAAGGGATCATGGAGATATGAAATGAGTATATGAAAGTAATgttaagaaaaacttaaaaaaattaaaagttactacCTATATCAACAAGGTGCAACTTTCTTTTCAGTGGCTCGATCATAGAAACTCCAAAAAGTTAAGTGTGTTTAGCTTGGAGCAATTCTATGTTGGATGAGCtcatgaaaattttcctaagATGCATGTGACTGAGGACAAAGCATGTTAAAAGGACTCGTGTTGGTTTGTAGGGAGAACTTTCACTCTAATAAACTTTAAAGACAGTAAGGATGATGCAGCCAGATCGTAGGGGATGCAGAAGAATGTCAAAGATCTGAATTCCAAATCCTGGTCTGAATCTTGAGCCTGGGGTATTGCACCAAGGCTAGGAGTTGAGAGGTTAACCTTGGTGTAAATAAGAGCTTAAGAAAGTTGACGTTTGGATCAAGTTTAGGCGAGAAGGTCATTTTCTAGAAGAATCTAAGGAAGATGCACTTCCAGAGAGCTACAAGGACTCTGTTCTTGGAATTTTTCCTTCACAAATTTGtggtaacaaatttaagacaCTTTAGAGTAACTTTGTAGAATAaagttttatcaaaagagctatgaattttaagttatgaattttcaaagttgggtcatgattttgaaaataaaacagtATTCTAGGTAGTGGCCAAAAGGCTTGCAATTGTAGGTGAGATGTGcatgcattttaattttagaggttattttggTCAATTTGCACGCACATGACAAGGCCATGACATAGCCGAGCGACAAGGCATGTGCTTAGACTGCCCGCATGACTTTACGTTAGAGGTTACCACGTACAGTATACGAAAAGCACAACACGTGCAAGGCCTTGATGGACGCGATGGGTAGGCAACAAGGATGTGCGTGACACCTTTCATTAGGAGATTAGCACACCGCGTGCAGGCCACCTCAACGAGGTTAACATGCGGTAAGGCCCTAGGCCATGCGTGTGGACAACCCCATTCACCATGTCATTGGACACGATGAACTGTTTTCAAGTTTTGGGttgtattgatattttttggGAATTTTAAGGGAAGTTCGGAATATTTTCAGATTCAATGAGTTAATTAAggattaaatatgattttttcatATGAAAGAAGCTTGAGAGGAATTTCAGGACCAAAGCTCTATTCAAGTGATAGTGAGTAACACTATGAtttctaaaagtatttattaaacatgctTTCAAGTTCTACAAGAAATAGCTTGTGAAATGATTTATGAATATGATTTCCAAGTTCTATTTTgtgataaatatttatgaatgatTATTCAAGTTATATCATGATTTCATGATCAAGTTCAAGGAAAACTATCTTCATGTTTTCAGATGTTTTCTCCATGCTCAAATATATCATGAGACCTATTGTATACATGTGAACCATACTGATGGTAAGGTTGATGAGCCTATAGTTTATGGGCCATTagaaatgatatatttttatgccTTAAAGAAGGAGGGTTAGCTAACCAACGACTGTTTTGTCTTCAGACGAAGGGGTAAATATTGTCCATGGCTATGGATGACTGTCTTCGAAAATCTATGCAATGTTTCAAGTTTCATGTTACGACtgtttattgataaatgtatttaagttttggttttatactaaaatgtttatgaaaacctattttataaaataattgctcactaagtctttcgacttactttttcaaaatgattttccTCTTTCCAAGTACAGATTGTGGATCTTCGTATGCTAAAGTTACTACTGTCAGGCCAACTTAGTTTATGTTATGCAAgaatattgttttgtttaaagtaGTATTGtgattgtttcaaatatttatgtcttcaagttttgtttatttttcatgatacgttttaaaaagatttcatACTTGTTGCACTACATATTTTAAAGtgtatttaaatgtttattttattgaaagacTTTCCCTGTTTCAAAGTTTTGCAACTGTTCATGCTATGTGTCCGTTGAAGATATTTCGGAGGCGAACGACTTCGGCTGACATCACGCCACGTCTTGGGCTAAGTAAGCATGTGCCCGAGGCAGGGTGTGATAAAAGTAAAGTATTTACGACATgtgtaataaaattaaaaaatccatGAAGTCggtagaaaattttcataaattcaatatttgtcTTTGATATTACAGACGATTCgtcacttctctttcttcttcttcttgtttgtaatttatttatcttctctttcatatttcttcaactttttcttcttttatttttatttttgttatagatttcttcaaattctatattcatcttcttttcaactaaataaaatacagATTTCttccaatattttctttcttttatgtttattctttctttcttcaccttctctttctttcttccagcTCTTCTTCTGgaatatcaaaattgtttaaatatcactttgatataatttaaacaatggtttaaatttgaagcatttttccattgttaaaaagaactacacgattgtgtatcaTATCCTACATGATCGTGTAACTTTTCCTACATGATCACGAATCATGATCGCGTTTAGAAGAGCTACACGAAGAATTTTTTCCAtcgttaaaaagaactacacgattGAGTATTGTaatcgtttagaagaagaattatacACGTGTGTGTGGCTGGTGCTGATGTTacctacacgatcgtgtatcattttTTAGACGATTGTATATCATTTCCTACACAATCGCGTATCATatgatcatttagaagaagaattaaacATACGTGTATGATCGATTAATCGCGTGTTGAACTTGTTTGGTCTTTCTCATCGTGGGCCTGTagacttttttcatttttcaaaattgttctatatattgtaaatattttgctggtttgttatatttctttttaaaaaaacctcTTTAAATACGAGAAAATTGtctaaaatggaaaaatgaacaaattatttacacatTAAGTcaaatgtaataattttttttcttttagtggttttttttGACATAAAGCATAAACAGATTGTATTTTGGggttatttcaaaaatagaacaaaatgtgaaaatatctACCTcgtatataacaattttgaaaaaggaaaaagtccATACtgtgaaatataaaaaatacctCATGATTAATCGATCACTCGTGCCTTAGTTTTGTATACGATCATTTACCAAGATCATTTATAATTAGTTGaagatcttgtaccaaatataaaacatctttgtacacgatcttgaaccgGGATAATTTAGATCCTagtacatgatcatttagatctaAAAGTGGGAATATATGAGAGATGATGAAGATCGTCTACCAATTGAGAATATGAGgaagtgaaaagaaaggaagaaagaaaatatatgagagatgaagaatgaagaaatttcaaaagagaaaatgaaaaaaacaagtaCAAGTCcgaagaaatttataaaataaagaaaagattgaataaatcgtaaaaaaagaaaaagagaaaaataaaaaatttatgttcgATGTTCTAGGTTGACCTAAAATTTACggaaataaaagtttttgattttgttacccgcaccataaatattatttatggtgttttattatatctaaaaagaaaagtcataAATAGTTTGATGTGGAAAAATGAGTCGaaaccaaatcaaataaaatgaaggTGTGAAATATTTACTTGATTCTGGTGGTGCTACAATTTCCCTCGGCGAGCGCATAGCGACGGAGGGGGTGGCGGTTTCGCTTCATTTCTTCAACAGATAACCCAAATTCTACACTTACCCACAATTTACTTCGTGCAAATTCTCTCCAATTTCCAGATCATGGATCCCAACCAGGTAAATTTCACTACTTTCAAACTTCTTTTTGACCTTCCccatctttttatttctacAATTATCATCTTTTCGTGCTTAGACATGCTGTTAATCTTCTGCGTTAGGCATTTTCGTCTCCTTATCCTTGTTGATTGCTAGATCCAATCGGAAACTAGGGCCGACGGTTGGGATGCGGTGTAGAAGTAAACGTTCATATCTGTTAACGAACAAAATCCGTGATTAATGTAAGATCTGAGCTGATGATGGGCAGATTATGGTGGATTTTCAGATTAGCTACAGTTGAATTTCAATTGGTTTAGATTTTAGAACCTTCGCACATTTCGTTCTTGAAGCATAGGATTGAGCGCATTATTGTGTATTAGTATGTGATGCATTTATGAAATTGGGGTTCCATTGGGATTCTAGAtttggaaggtttttttttagagagtTATTGCTATTGTTTGACTCATACGATCCCTCTTTTGCAGCCACCTGTGGAAAATTATGCTAACCCGAAGACTTGTTtctttcatgttctttttAAGGTAAGATTATGTTACTATGATATTAATAGACTTCATTCTTGAATGACCTCTGGGCTTTCTGGGATTTATGTGATtgtgcttcttctttttcaggCTGGAGCATTGGCCTTTTACATtctttcctctctctttttcaatagttttgttATCATTTTTGTGGTGACTGTTTTTCTTGCTGCTCTTGACTTTTGGGTCGTGAAGAATGTGAGTGGGCGTATATTGGTTGGTTTAAGGTGGTGGAATGAAATAAATGATCTGGGTGAGAGTGTGTGGAAATTTGAAAGCCTTGATCAAGAGGTGAGTGCTtagttctttcattttcagaattttcttctcaattatGTTAtcaggaaaatatttaaatgctTATTTCTTGCTTCTAATGCTCTTGGATCCTTGGTTGTTTTCTAGTCATTGTCTCGgatgaataaaaaagattCCTGGCTGTTCTGGTGGACCTTGTACCTCACGGTAAGAAAGTATTGTGATCCCAAATATCGTGATAATTTGATTATGTGTTTCCAATGGGTTATCAAACAAGTgatggtttttgaaaaatatattttatcatacAGATACGAATGAAT
This is a stretch of genomic DNA from Cucumis sativus cultivar 9930 chromosome 4, Cucumber_9930_V3, whole genome shotgun sequence. It encodes these proteins:
- the LOC101219996 gene encoding Golgi apparatus membrane protein-like protein ECHIDNA, whose translation is MDPNQPPVENYANPKTCFFHVLFKAGALAFYILSSLFFNSFVIIFVVTVFLAALDFWVVKNVSGRILVGLRWWNEINDLGESVWKFESLDQESLSRMNKKDSWLFWWTLYLTAVAWTVLGIFSLIKFQADYLLVVGVCLTLSIANIIGFTKCRKDAKKQFQQFATQTIASQFSSTLQSAFSVV